A window of the Flavobacterium sangjuense genome harbors these coding sequences:
- a CDS encoding phosphatidylserine decarboxylase family protein, with translation MFHKEGGKIILIATTLTVIITLFAPKLTSIIWLEKTIQIAALVFLLLILQFFRNPNRKIEANDKVVLAPVDGKVVVIEEVFEEEYFKDKRLQVSIFMSPINVHVTRYCVSGKIKYSKYHPGKYLVAWHPKASTENERTTVVIESRVFGEILYRQIAGALARRIVNYAEEGMQVRQGDDAGFIKFGSRVDIYFPLGTKVEVKLQQNAVGNQTVIAIKE, from the coding sequence ATGTTTCATAAAGAAGGCGGAAAAATTATTTTAATAGCAACTACGTTAACCGTAATCATTACGCTGTTTGCACCAAAGTTGACTTCAATAATCTGGTTGGAAAAAACCATCCAAATTGCGGCTTTGGTATTTCTATTACTAATTTTACAATTTTTCAGAAACCCGAATAGAAAAATAGAAGCAAACGATAAAGTTGTTCTTGCTCCGGTTGATGGAAAGGTAGTCGTTATTGAAGAAGTATTTGAAGAAGAATATTTCAAAGACAAACGGTTACAGGTTTCCATTTTTATGTCGCCAATAAACGTACACGTGACGCGCTATTGTGTTAGCGGAAAGATAAAATACAGCAAATACCATCCTGGAAAATATTTGGTTGCCTGGCATCCAAAAGCAAGTACCGAAAACGAAAGAACCACTGTTGTTATTGAAAGCCGAGTATTTGGCGAAATTCTTTATCGTCAGATTGCCGGTGCTTTGGCTCGCAGAATTGTAAATTATGCCGAAGAAGGAATGCAGGTTCGTCAAGGAGACGATGCCGGATTTATTAAATTTGGCTCAAGAGTCGATATCTATTTTCCACTAGGAACAAAAGTAGAAGTGAAACTTCAGCAAAATGCTGTTGGAAACCAAACAGTTATTGCAATAAAAGAATAA
- the sucC gene encoding ADP-forming succinate--CoA ligase subunit beta, with the protein MNIHEYQGKEILASYGVRVQRGIVANNPVEAVAAAKQLTAETGTGWHVIKAQIHAGGRGKGGGVKLAKNIQQVEEISEQIIGMMLKTPQTPPEGKRVHKILIAEDVYYPGESETKEFYVSVLLNRAKARNMIMYSTEGGMDIEEVAEHTPHLIFTEEIDPSVGLQGFQARRIAFNLGLSGNAFKEMVKFIDSLYNAYVGSDASMFEINPVLKTSDNKILAVDAKVNIDDNSLYRQAKYADMRDIREENPIEVEAKEVGLNYVDLDGTVGCMVNGAGLAMATMDLIKYAGFEPANFLDVGGTADAKRVETAFRIILKDPNVKAILINIFGGIVRCDRVAQGVVDAYKNMGDAIKVPIIVRLQGTNAEIAKELIDNSGMPILSATQFQEAADQVKAALS; encoded by the coding sequence ATGAACATACACGAATATCAAGGTAAAGAAATTTTAGCCAGCTATGGCGTACGAGTTCAACGTGGTATTGTTGCCAACAATCCGGTAGAAGCTGTGGCTGCGGCCAAACAATTAACGGCAGAAACAGGAACCGGTTGGCATGTTATCAAAGCCCAAATTCACGCAGGTGGAAGAGGAAAAGGCGGTGGCGTAAAATTGGCAAAAAACATACAGCAGGTTGAAGAAATATCAGAGCAAATTATTGGGATGATGTTAAAAACACCTCAAACTCCACCAGAAGGAAAACGAGTGCACAAAATTTTGATTGCTGAAGATGTTTATTATCCTGGAGAAAGTGAAACCAAAGAGTTTTACGTGTCTGTTCTTTTAAATAGAGCAAAAGCAAGAAACATGATTATGTATTCTACCGAAGGCGGAATGGATATCGAAGAAGTTGCTGAACACACACCGCATTTAATCTTTACAGAAGAAATTGATCCTTCAGTTGGGTTACAAGGTTTCCAGGCACGTAGAATTGCCTTCAATCTTGGACTTTCAGGAAACGCTTTCAAGGAAATGGTAAAGTTTATAGATTCATTATATAATGCTTATGTAGGTTCCGATGCTTCCATGTTTGAAATAAATCCGGTTTTAAAAACGTCGGATAATAAAATTTTGGCTGTTGATGCCAAAGTAAATATTGATGACAACTCCTTGTATCGTCAGGCAAAATATGCTGACATGCGCGACATTCGTGAAGAAAATCCAATTGAAGTGGAAGCCAAAGAAGTTGGCCTGAACTATGTTGACCTTGACGGAACTGTTGGCTGTATGGTTAACGGTGCCGGATTAGCAATGGCAACAATGGATTTGATTAAATATGCAGGTTTTGAACCGGCAAATTTCCTTGACGTTGGTGGTACTGCAGATGCAAAACGTGTTGAAACTGCGTTTAGAATTATCTTGAAAGATCCAAACGTAAAAGCAATTTTGATTAATATTTTTGGTGGAATTGTTCGTTGCGACAGAGTTGCACAAGGTGTTGTTGATGCTTACAAAAATATGGGTGATGCTATAAAAGTGCCAATCATTGTACGTCTTCAGGGAACTAATGCTGAAATTGCAAAAGAGTTAATTGATAATTCAGGAATGCCAATTTTATCAGCTACACAATTTCAGGAAGCTGCGGACCAGGTTAAAGCTGCTTTGTCATAA
- a CDS encoding superoxide dismutase, with protein MKKIFSIVLCFSFILLLPSCKRKKLTEVVEVPLPSAEEKITIGQPDDVSAIEGQFSLTKLPYQYNELEPSIDILTMEVHYSKHYLTYTNNLNKLVVEDPTLIDLSIEDILKKCDGSNADLKNNAGGYYNHSLFWEGMAPKSGGQPKDTLATLITRDFGSFDVFKTQFTDAADKQFGSGWAWLVVDKTGKLQVTSTPNQDNPLMPKQIVSGTPILNLDVWEHAYYLDYQYKRKRYIDNFFKIINWKKVSERYEEATAKK; from the coding sequence ATGAAGAAGATTTTTTCAATTGTTTTATGCTTTTCTTTTATACTATTGCTACCATCCTGCAAAAGAAAAAAACTTACCGAAGTTGTTGAAGTGCCGTTGCCATCAGCCGAAGAAAAAATCACTATTGGGCAACCTGATGACGTAAGCGCCATTGAGGGACAATTTTCTCTTACCAAATTACCTTATCAATACAATGAACTTGAACCAAGCATTGATATACTAACAATGGAAGTGCATTATTCCAAACATTATTTGACCTATACCAACAACCTAAATAAATTAGTAGTTGAAGATCCAACATTAATCGATTTAAGCATTGAAGACATCTTAAAAAAATGTGATGGCAGCAATGCCGATTTAAAAAATAATGCCGGTGGCTATTACAATCACAGTTTGTTTTGGGAAGGCATGGCACCTAAATCAGGCGGACAACCTAAAGATACGTTAGCAACACTTATTACCCGGGATTTTGGCTCATTTGATGTGTTTAAAACACAATTTACTGATGCAGCCGACAAACAATTCGGTTCAGGTTGGGCTTGGCTGGTTGTTGATAAAACAGGAAAATTACAGGTAACCAGTACACCAAATCAGGATAATCCTTTGATGCCAAAGCAAATCGTTTCGGGCACACCAATTTTAAATCTCGATGTTTGGGAGCATGCTTATTATTTAGATTATCAATACAAACGAAAAAGATACATTGACAACTTCTTCAAAATAATCAATTGGAAAAAAGTTTCCGAACGCTATGAAGAAGCGACAGCGAAGAAATAA
- a CDS encoding biotin--[acetyl-CoA-carboxylase] ligase, which produces MPLIKLDAIDSTNDFLKQLFKDSVVEDYTIVMANEQTKGKGQMGAKWISEPGKNLTMSVLVKDVHLKNQNIYDFNIAVALSVSDTLKKMGLPNISIKWPNDIMSDSKKVSGILIENIFKHDGNFNSVIGIGLNVNQTDFKDLPQATSLKCITGKDYDLEEIALLLSDSLRGFIQVLAKHREILWDFYHQNLYKLNYPSPFEDKNGNRFMGIIKKVTRDGKLEVLLDDDNVTHYDVKEIKMLF; this is translated from the coding sequence ATGCCTTTAATCAAACTCGATGCCATAGATTCGACGAATGACTTTCTAAAGCAATTGTTTAAAGATTCTGTGGTCGAAGATTATACGATTGTCATGGCTAATGAACAAACCAAAGGCAAAGGGCAAATGGGTGCCAAATGGATTTCTGAACCTGGTAAAAACCTTACTATGAGTGTTTTGGTTAAGGATGTCCATCTCAAAAATCAAAACATTTATGATTTTAATATTGCGGTTGCACTATCGGTATCGGATACTTTAAAAAAAATGGGGTTGCCTAACATTTCAATAAAATGGCCCAACGACATTATGTCAGATTCGAAGAAAGTGTCAGGGATTTTAATAGAAAATATCTTTAAGCATGACGGTAATTTTAATTCTGTCATCGGAATCGGATTGAATGTAAACCAAACTGATTTTAAAGATTTGCCTCAGGCAACTTCACTAAAATGCATCACTGGGAAAGATTACGACTTGGAAGAAATCGCGTTACTTTTGTCTGATTCTTTGCGGGGATTTATACAGGTATTAGCAAAACACCGTGAAATACTTTGGGATTTTTACCATCAAAATCTGTATAAATTAAATTATCCGTCGCCTTTTGAAGATAAAAATGGGAATCGTTTTATGGGCATCATCAAAAAAGTTACCCGCGATGGAAAACTTGAGGTTCTACTAGATGATGATAACGTAACTCATTACGATGTTAAAGAGATAAAAATGTTGTTTTAG
- a CDS encoding phosphatidate cytidylyltransferase has protein sequence MNESLKRLLSGVVYVALLIIATSYSVNSFYLLFGIFMIIAVYEFCQLVHLNKIAPILLGTSAYCLATQFRTNQTNDVLLLIATLFVSIKCLLLLFNSKKETFDTLSKYVYTIGYVILPFIIITKIPFSYNSFRPKIIISIFILIWTNDTFAYIVGKSIGKHKLIERISPKKTVEGFIGGIVFSVIAGILISKFYFQPKPNYLYTSIIIWTISAVIISIFSTLGDLIESKFKRIAGVKDSGNIMPGHGGILDRLDSIIFVAPFVYLFYQILYYVS, from the coding sequence ATGAACGAATCGCTAAAGAGATTATTATCTGGTGTAGTTTATGTTGCGCTGCTTATAATCGCCACTTCCTATTCTGTGAATAGTTTTTATCTGCTATTCGGAATATTTATGATAATTGCTGTTTATGAATTTTGCCAGTTAGTTCATTTAAACAAAATAGCACCGATTCTTTTAGGCACTTCAGCCTATTGTTTAGCGACCCAATTTAGAACAAATCAGACAAATGATGTTTTGCTTTTAATCGCAACGCTATTCGTTTCGATAAAATGTTTATTGCTGCTTTTCAATTCAAAAAAAGAAACTTTCGACACGCTTTCGAAATACGTTTACACCATTGGTTACGTTATTCTTCCATTCATTATCATTACAAAAATTCCGTTTTCCTATAATAGCTTCAGACCCAAAATAATTATCAGTATTTTTATCCTGATTTGGACAAATGATACTTTTGCGTATATCGTTGGAAAATCAATTGGGAAACACAAGCTTATCGAAAGAATATCACCTAAAAAAACCGTAGAAGGATTTATCGGTGGAATTGTATTTTCGGTAATTGCAGGAATTTTAATTTCGAAATTTTATTTTCAACCCAAACCAAATTACCTTTATACTTCAATAATTATTTGGACAATAAGTGCTGTAATCATCAGTATATTCAGCACTTTAGGTGATTTAATCGAATCAAAATTTAAAAGAATCGCTGGTGTAAAAGACAGCGGAAATATAATGCCTGGCCATGGTGGTATTCTAGATCGCCTAGATAGTATTATATTTGTAGCACCATTTGTTTATTTGTTTTATCAAATCTTATATTATGTTTCATAA
- a CDS encoding lactate utilization protein B/C has product MSLFRKIFGTGNDASDEESQSEFNNAPSSFSLLPVDEKFTYNFKKNGGKFLYCENLNEVKDQFLNILEENDWFECEALCYEPKLYSMLDENKLHYDKPVNPKFLFASCENLIADEGSVLFSSNQIKQNKPNDLPNNIIILATTSQILEAKSDGLRVIKKKYEKDYPTNITTIKYFEKAKDEDFLQYGSTAKNLYLLLLEDL; this is encoded by the coding sequence ATGAGTCTTTTCAGAAAAATTTTTGGCACCGGTAATGATGCCTCTGACGAAGAAAGTCAAAGCGAATTCAACAATGCTCCTTCCAGCTTTTCATTACTTCCGGTAGATGAAAAGTTCACATATAACTTCAAAAAAAATGGCGGAAAGTTTTTATATTGTGAAAACTTAAACGAGGTAAAAGACCAATTTCTGAATATTTTAGAAGAAAATGATTGGTTTGAATGCGAAGCCTTATGCTATGAGCCAAAGCTTTATAGTATGTTGGACGAGAATAAACTTCACTACGATAAACCTGTAAATCCGAAATTTTTATTTGCCAGTTGCGAAAACCTGATTGCTGATGAAGGTTCAGTGCTTTTTTCATCCAATCAAATTAAGCAAAACAAGCCAAATGATTTGCCAAACAACATCATAATTTTAGCTACAACCAGTCAAATTTTAGAGGCAAAAAGTGATGGCCTTCGTGTGATTAAAAAGAAATACGAAAAAGACTATCCAACAAATATTACCACTATAAAATATTTTGAGAAAGCAAAAGACGAAGACTTTCTTCAATATGGAAGCACAGCGAAAAACTTGTATTTGCTGCTTCTAGAAGATTTATAA
- a CDS encoding ArnT family glycosyltransferase, with translation MSAFNFLTKRINIGIILISSLMMFVVLNLPFKAKPFGDETFHIEAKNMARYIKGDVGYDKVTITKAPGPILFYTIPYIIASSSATDNQLWVYATVFTFLIVTISLLLIFRIGSSFFSREVGLLAVLLFFVFPIHCYYSLGILAEVPAFFSLTVALYGWLIAFQNPNKIKGWVLLILGLWFLILNRPNTMLILGLGFLIIAYSLFRRKEFFKSYGKKLALTFCTVGLLSFGVVQLAKVITGTKSNESQEGLFYYVAHQGRFQFREEPTDFRYWESDIRPDSDDYQNWGKSVHKLNAIGIETHRSPTEVYRNFLINDALEHPFWFTRQFFIKCFYGHVYFINSVKPEKFHLGPIHGTIGYWFVILLINCINIALIFGALLFLFKEKNLINYWPFWGVILALLIFHGLTYMEPRYMFPSRVALYLMSAAGLYRIKWFQNKVNFIAKFVFPNKIPTS, from the coding sequence ATGAGTGCATTTAATTTTTTAACCAAAAGAATAAACATCGGTATCATTTTGATTTCCTCTTTGATGATGTTTGTTGTGCTTAATCTTCCTTTTAAAGCAAAACCTTTTGGAGATGAGACCTTTCATATTGAAGCTAAAAATATGGCTCGTTATATAAAAGGAGATGTTGGTTATGATAAAGTCACGATTACAAAAGCGCCCGGCCCAATTCTTTTTTATACCATACCCTATATTATAGCTTCTTCGAGCGCTACAGACAATCAGCTTTGGGTTTATGCTACTGTGTTTACCTTTCTTATTGTTACCATTAGTTTATTGTTAATTTTTAGGATTGGATCATCTTTTTTTTCAAGGGAAGTTGGTCTTTTAGCCGTATTGCTCTTTTTTGTTTTTCCAATTCATTGTTATTATTCACTTGGAATTTTAGCCGAAGTTCCCGCATTTTTCTCTTTGACTGTAGCTCTTTACGGTTGGTTAATTGCATTTCAGAATCCGAATAAAATAAAAGGCTGGGTTTTACTGATTCTCGGTTTGTGGTTTCTGATTTTGAACCGGCCTAACACTATGCTGATTCTCGGTTTGGGCTTTTTAATTATTGCGTATTCCCTTTTCAGGAGAAAAGAGTTTTTTAAGAGCTATGGAAAAAAATTAGCGTTAACCTTTTGTACTGTTGGATTATTGAGTTTTGGCGTTGTGCAATTGGCAAAAGTCATCACTGGAACAAAGTCAAACGAAAGTCAGGAAGGTTTATTTTATTACGTTGCGCATCAGGGAAGGTTTCAGTTTAGAGAAGAGCCAACCGATTTTAGGTATTGGGAAAGCGATATAAGACCGGATAGTGATGATTATCAAAATTGGGGTAAAAGTGTTCACAAGTTGAATGCAATTGGGATAGAAACCCATCGTTCGCCCACTGAGGTTTATAGAAATTTTTTGATTAATGATGCATTAGAACATCCATTCTGGTTTACGCGACAGTTTTTTATCAAATGCTTTTATGGTCATGTGTATTTTATTAATAGTGTCAAACCCGAGAAATTTCATCTCGGTCCAATCCACGGAACAATCGGGTATTGGTTTGTTATTTTACTTATCAATTGCATTAACATAGCGCTCATTTTTGGTGCTTTACTGTTTTTATTTAAAGAAAAAAATCTCATAAACTATTGGCCATTTTGGGGAGTAATTCTAGCATTGTTAATTTTTCACGGATTGACTTATATGGAACCAAGATATATGTTTCCGTCAAGAGTAGCTTTATACCTTATGAGTGCTGCTGGTTTATATCGAATAAAATGGTTTCAAAATAAAGTTAACTTTATTGCTAAATTTGTCTTTCCAAATAAAATACCAACCAGCTAA
- a CDS encoding acyl-CoA-binding protein codes for MDEKELEIRFQEAVEIASKMSQSELPQDVQLRLYAYYKQATFGTINYNNSADFDLRNAFKTNAWMQISHLSIDEAKELYTEAIHEIANSKK; via the coding sequence ATGGACGAAAAAGAATTAGAAATTCGATTTCAGGAAGCAGTAGAAATTGCTTCAAAAATGTCACAATCTGAGCTTCCGCAAGATGTGCAATTGCGATTGTATGCCTATTATAAGCAGGCAACTTTTGGCACTATTAACTATAATAACTCTGCTGATTTTGACTTGCGAAATGCCTTTAAAACTAATGCATGGATGCAAATTAGCCATCTATCCATTGACGAAGCAAAAGAATTATACACAGAAGCAATACACGAAATTGCAAATAGTAAAAAGTAG
- the rsfS gene encoding ribosome silencing factor, giving the protein MTKKTVNSDVLLANIIKGIEEVKGNDIDILDLRAIDTAVCDYFIICNGSSNTQVNAIVNSIQKLVSKELKDKPWHVEGTDNAEWVLMDYVNIVVHVFQKQIREFYNIEGLWGDAKITTIQNKY; this is encoded by the coding sequence ATGACGAAGAAAACGGTTAACTCAGATGTTCTTTTGGCGAACATCATAAAAGGCATAGAAGAAGTAAAAGGAAATGATATTGACATCCTCGATTTGAGAGCCATTGATACAGCAGTTTGTGATTACTTTATAATCTGTAATGGTAGTTCGAATACACAAGTTAACGCGATTGTTAACTCCATCCAAAAATTAGTTTCTAAAGAATTGAAAGATAAACCTTGGCACGTTGAAGGAACGGATAATGCCGAATGGGTTTTAATGGATTATGTAAACATTGTGGTGCATGTTTTCCAAAAACAAATTCGCGAATTCTATAACATAGAAGGACTTTGGGGAGATGCCAAAATAACTACCATCCAAAATAAATATTAA
- the ftsH gene encoding ATP-dependent zinc metalloprotease FtsH translates to MANEKKPNNFKISPWLIYVVVIIGFIALNYFGGSGFQDTTKISSAKFNEYLNKGQIEKVIIYNKTEGEAYLTKEALKDKANAKVAKDMMGGVNKGPHYSFDIGNDESFQNKIEKAAQEGKIKDYDFKAKSNWGELLMGILPFVIIIGLWILIMRRMSGGAGGGGGQIFNIGKSRAKLFDEKTEVKTTFKDVAGLEGAKEEIQEIVEFLKTPEKYTILGGKIPKGALLVGPPGTGKTLLAKAVAGEAKVPFFSLSGSDFVEMFVGVGASRVRDLFKQAKDKAPSIIFIDEIDAVGRARGKNNMSGGNDERENTLNQLLTEMDGFGTNTHVIVIAATNRADVLDKALMRAGRFDRQIYVDLPDIRERKEIFEVHLAPLKKVENLDTEFLAKQTPGFSGADIANVCNEAALIAARNNKTAVDKQDFLDAVDRIVGGLEKKNKIVTTEEKHAIAVHEAGHATVSWMLEHAAPLIKVTIVPRGQSLGAAWYLPEERLIVRTEQMLDEMCATMGGRAAEKVVFGKISTGALSDLEKVTRQARAMVTIYGLNDELGNITYYDSTGQSEYSFSKPYSEETALVIDKEISKLIENEYQRAIKILEDNKEKLEQLAAILIEKEVIFKDDLEAIFGARPFNLPPEETELV, encoded by the coding sequence ATGGCTAACGAAAAAAAACCTAATAATTTCAAGATAAGTCCGTGGTTAATATACGTTGTAGTAATCATCGGATTCATTGCACTTAACTACTTCGGAGGTTCCGGTTTTCAGGACACTACCAAAATATCCTCTGCAAAATTCAATGAGTATCTAAACAAAGGGCAAATTGAAAAAGTAATCATCTACAACAAAACAGAAGGTGAAGCCTACCTGACAAAAGAAGCTCTGAAAGATAAGGCAAATGCCAAAGTAGCAAAAGACATGATGGGCGGTGTAAATAAAGGCCCACACTACTCTTTCGATATAGGAAATGACGAAAGTTTCCAAAATAAAATTGAAAAAGCGGCTCAGGAAGGTAAAATAAAAGATTACGATTTCAAAGCCAAAAGCAATTGGGGTGAACTTTTAATGGGCATCTTACCTTTTGTAATCATCATTGGTCTTTGGATATTGATTATGCGCAGAATGTCTGGCGGAGCTGGCGGTGGCGGAGGTCAAATCTTCAATATTGGAAAATCGAGAGCCAAACTTTTTGACGAAAAAACAGAAGTTAAAACCACTTTTAAAGACGTTGCCGGTTTAGAAGGTGCTAAAGAAGAAATACAGGAAATTGTAGAATTTCTTAAGACTCCTGAAAAGTATACCATTTTAGGTGGAAAAATTCCAAAAGGCGCACTTTTAGTTGGTCCTCCGGGAACCGGAAAAACATTATTAGCGAAAGCCGTTGCCGGTGAAGCTAAAGTTCCTTTCTTCTCATTATCGGGTTCCGATTTTGTTGAAATGTTTGTTGGTGTTGGTGCTTCCCGTGTTAGAGATTTATTCAAACAAGCCAAAGACAAAGCGCCATCTATAATCTTTATTGATGAAATTGATGCCGTTGGTAGAGCCAGAGGAAAAAACAATATGTCGGGCGGTAATGACGAACGCGAAAATACTTTGAACCAATTACTAACCGAAATGGACGGTTTTGGTACCAATACACATGTAATCGTAATCGCGGCAACCAACAGAGCTGATGTATTAGACAAAGCCTTGATGCGTGCAGGTCGCTTTGACAGACAGATTTATGTTGACTTACCGGACATTAGAGAAAGAAAAGAAATCTTTGAAGTGCATCTGGCTCCGCTTAAAAAAGTAGAAAATTTAGATACTGAATTTTTAGCCAAACAAACTCCGGGATTCTCGGGTGCTGATATTGCAAACGTTTGTAACGAAGCAGCTTTAATTGCGGCCAGAAATAATAAAACTGCGGTTGACAAACAAGACTTTTTAGATGCCGTTGACCGAATTGTTGGTGGATTAGAAAAGAAAAATAAAATCGTAACCACCGAAGAGAAACACGCGATTGCTGTTCACGAAGCCGGTCATGCTACCGTAAGCTGGATGCTGGAACATGCTGCGCCATTGATAAAAGTTACGATTGTTCCAAGAGGACAAAGCTTAGGTGCTGCCTGGTATTTACCTGAAGAAAGATTAATTGTTCGTACGGAGCAAATGCTAGATGAAATGTGCGCCACTATGGGAGGAAGAGCAGCAGAAAAAGTTGTCTTTGGTAAAATTTCAACCGGTGCTTTGAGCGATTTGGAAAAAGTAACCCGACAAGCAAGAGCGATGGTTACCATCTACGGATTGAATGATGAATTGGGAAATATAACCTATTACGATTCAACGGGACAAAGTGAATACAGTTTCTCAAAACCTTATTCAGAAGAAACAGCCTTAGTAATTGATAAAGAAATTTCAAAACTAATTGAAAATGAATATCAAAGAGCTATAAAAATCCTGGAAGATAACAAAGAAAAATTGGAACAACTTGCTGCTATCCTGATTGAAAAAGAAGTTATTTTTAAAGATGATTTGGAAGCTATTTTTGGAGCAAGGCCTTTTAACCTTCCGCCTGAAGAAACGGAATTAGTATAA
- a CDS encoding NADP-dependent glyceraldehyde-3-phosphate dehydrogenase — protein sequence MNTIPTEFQITKLLHQDTYLVDGQLKKWTGETSEVYSTISSTENYAPTLLGSIPTMGEAAAAEVVESAVAAYNNGQGLWPTMKVIDRIRCMENFVTQMKAARSEVVKYLMWEIGKSLPDSEKEFDRTVEYIYDTIEDYKELDRNNARFTKSQGVNAMVRRGPLGVVLCLGPYNYPLNETFSLLIPAIIMGNTVIFKPAKHGVLLISPLLEAFKSSFPKGVINIVYGRGREVASPIMKSGKVDILALIGNSKSAIALQDLHPNKNRLRLILGLEAKNPAIILPDADLDLAIQECIMGTLSFNGQRCTALKILYVHESIAAEFNRRFTDKVDALPFGNPWEKGVSLTPLPEKDKPDYIQELIDDAITKGAKVINAKGGERSDNYIFPAVLFPINKEMRVYHEEQFGPVIPIITFKDIQEPLNDMAESNYGQQVSLFGKDIKTIAPLIDTLVNLVCRVNLNSSCQRGPDVYPFTGRKDSAVGTLSIHDALRSFSIRTFVASKDNAYNNAILQELLNSKESNFINTDYIL from the coding sequence CGAAAATTATGCGCCAACATTATTAGGTTCCATTCCAACGATGGGAGAAGCTGCTGCTGCTGAAGTAGTAGAATCGGCTGTTGCTGCTTATAACAACGGACAAGGATTGTGGCCAACGATGAAAGTCATTGACCGTATCAGATGCATGGAGAATTTTGTTACGCAAATGAAAGCTGCCCGTAGCGAAGTAGTCAAATATTTGATGTGGGAAATCGGAAAATCATTACCTGATTCAGAGAAGGAATTTGACAGAACGGTTGAATACATTTATGACACAATTGAGGATTACAAAGAATTAGACAGAAACAATGCGCGATTCACCAAAAGCCAAGGCGTGAATGCCATGGTTCGACGTGGGCCATTGGGAGTTGTGCTGTGTCTTGGACCTTATAATTATCCTTTGAACGAAACTTTTTCATTGCTAATTCCCGCCATCATCATGGGAAATACGGTGATTTTTAAACCCGCAAAACACGGCGTTTTATTGATTTCGCCATTGCTTGAAGCGTTTAAAAGCAGTTTTCCAAAAGGCGTTATCAATATCGTTTACGGCAGAGGAAGAGAAGTGGCTTCACCTATTATGAAATCGGGGAAAGTAGATATTCTTGCTTTGATTGGAAATAGCAAATCGGCAATTGCTTTGCAGGATTTGCATCCAAATAAAAACCGTTTGCGTTTGATTTTGGGATTGGAAGCTAAAAATCCCGCGATTATTTTGCCAGATGCGGATTTGGATTTGGCAATTCAGGAATGCATTATGGGAACGTTGTCTTTCAATGGGCAACGTTGTACAGCCTTGAAAATTCTTTACGTACACGAATCAATTGCGGCGGAATTCAACAGAAGATTTACGGATAAAGTTGATGCACTTCCTTTTGGAAATCCATGGGAGAAAGGCGTTTCATTGACACCATTACCCGAAAAAGACAAACCCGATTATATTCAGGAATTAATTGATGATGCTATAACTAAAGGTGCTAAAGTCATTAATGCAAAAGGTGGAGAACGTTCGGATAATTATATTTTTCCAGCTGTTTTATTTCCGATAAACAAAGAAATGCGTGTGTATCACGAAGAGCAATTTGGGCCTGTGATTCCAATTATAACTTTCAAAGACATTCAGGAACCGTTGAATGATATGGCAGAATCAAACTATGGACAACAAGTGAGTTTGTTTGGGAAAGACATTAAAACCATTGCGCCGCTTATTGACACTTTGGTGAATTTGGTTTGCCGTGTGAATTTAAACAGTTCCTGTCAACGTGGTCCGGATGTGTATCCGTTTACGGGAAGAAAAGATTCGGCTGTGGGAACCTTGAGTATTCATGATGCCTTGCGTTCGTTTTCTATTCGAACGTTTGTAGCTTCCAAAGACAATGCGTATAACAATGCGATTTTACAGGAATTGCTCAATAGTAAGGAATCGAATTTTATAAATACTGATTATATTTTATAA